One genomic segment of Pagrus major chromosome 13, Pma_NU_1.0 includes these proteins:
- the trim37 gene encoding E3 ubiquitin-protein ligase TRIM37: MDEQSVESIAEVFRCFICMEKLRDARLCPHCSKLCCFSCIRRWLTEQRAQCPHCRAPLQLRELVNCRWAEEVTQQLDTLQLCSLTKHEDNDKDKCENHHEKLSVFCWTCKKCICHQCALWGGMHGGHTFKPLVEIYEQHVTKVKEEVAKLRRRLMELISLVQEVERNVEAVRGAKDERVREIRNAVEMMIARLDNQLKNKLITLMGQKTSLTQETELLESLLQEVEHQLHSCSKSELISKSPEILLMFQQVHRKPMQSFVTTPVPPDFTSELVPAYDSSTFVLVNFSTLRQRADPVYSPPLQISGLCWRLKVYPDGNGVVRGNYLSVFLELSAGLPETSKYEYRVEMVHQASSDPTKNIIREFASDFEVGECWGYNRFFRLDLLASEGYLNMQTDTLVLRYQVRSPTFFQKCRDQYWYISQLESAQSGYIQQINNLKERLAIELFRRQTSRSSSPPDLRLAAGTTTSERDPRSVKSDDDIQTTLSNTKKCEEEERTQHDDSNELSDGDLEVDCLTEEEVNPLDGSSTSGSSTATSNTEENDIDEETMSGENDVDFIGNLETEEGELPDDLAGATGGSSVRSLHRSTAVGRSVSGSGAAATGGAVGPGNNSLLEIDPVILIQLLDLKERSSVESLWGLQPRPPVSLLHSQAHPHSRKERERRPQVVRRSAPDSGVLIRLKAQMAEVRSKMSDVKSQVMEARGTGEPRPGPSGSFSMEEVPSHHTDSELSACRKPGELDLLGRAAAARSRPCRPARKSLSPVLDSSGSLVMKRRSPEEMEKDLRGADVVSEISLPHLKEGLGCAEGVLKADGTQTPLVSLSSSSSEHASTSKQQYSVVEQQQQLYGASGSRDDIFSLGGPSYMTASKNCGSRSLGTAMLDCESESSGNSHQSLLEGSSAQPQSNEDQSPCVLVAATSSDSDTEDEALQSSNSRYDNQTPPCAGEQLLSDDMSLPADR; encoded by the exons ATGGATGAACAAAGTGTTGAG AGCATCGCTGAGGTGTTTCGCTGCTTCATCTGCATGGAGAAACTGAGGGATGCTCGTCTCTGCCCGCACTGCTCCAAACTCTGCTGCTTCAGCTGCATACGA CGGTGGTTGACGGAGCAGAGAGCCCAGTGTCCGCACTGTCG GGCTCCACTCCAGCTGAGGGAGCTGGTCAACTGTCGCTGGGCAGAGGAGGTCACCCAGCAGCTGGAcaccctgcagctctgcagcctcaCCAAGCATGAGGACAATGACAAGGACAA ATGTGAGAACCACCATGAGAAGctgagtgttttctgttggacCTGTAAGAAATGCATCTGTCACCAGTGTGCTCTGTGGGGAGGCATG CATGGCGGCCACACCTTCAAGCCTCTGGTGGAGATCTACGAGCAGCATGTGACCAAAGTGAAGGAGGAGGTTGCCAAGCTGCGCCGCCGCCTCATGGAGCTCATCAGTCTGGTGCAGGAAGTG GAGAGGAATGTGGAGGCTGTCAGGGGAGCGAAGGACGAGAGGGTCAGAGAGATCCGAAACGCTGTGGAAATGATGATCGCTCGTCTCGACAAccagctgaaaaacaaactcatcACCCTGATGG GCCAGAAGACGTCCTTGACCCAGGAGACGGAGCTGCTGGAGTCTCTCCTGCAGGAAGTGGAGCACCAG CTTCACTCGTGCAGTAAGAGTGAACTGATCTCCAAGAGCCCAGAAATCCTACTCATGTTCCAGCAGGTCCATCGAAAACCCATGCAGTCCTTCGTCACCACGCCGGTCCCTCCAGACTTCACCAG TGAGCTGGTTCCTGCCTACGACTCCAGCACTTTTGTTCTGGTCAACTTCAG cACCCTGAGGCAGCGGGCTGACCCGGTCTACAGCCCGCCTCTGCAGATATCTGGTCTCTGCTGGAGACTCAAAGTCTACCCA GATGGTAACGGTGTGGTCCGTGGAAACTACCTGTCTGTCTTCTTGGAACTGTCTGCTGGACTCCCCGAAACATCAAA GTATGAGTACCGTGTGGAGATGGTCCATCAGGCCTCCAGTGACCCGACCAAAAACATCATTCGGGAGTTTGCCTCTGACTTTGAGGTTGGTGAATGTTGGGGCTACAACCGCTTCTTCAGACTGGATCTTCTGGCCAGCGAGGGCTACCTGAACATGCAGACCGACACACTGGTCCTCCG CTACCAGGTTCGCTCACCTACCTTCTTCCAGAAGTGCAGAGATCAGTACTGGTACATCAGCCAGCTGGAGTCGGCCCAGAGCGGCTACATCCAGCAGATCAACAACCTCAAAGAg aggTTGGCCATCGAGCTGTTTCGCCGTCAGACGTCGCGCAGCTCCTCGCCCCCCGACCTGAGGCTCGCTGCAGGCACCACGACCTCTGAAAGAGACCCCCGCTCGGTGAAGAGTGACGACGACATCCAGACCACTTTGAGCAACACtaaaaaatgtgaagaagaagagaggaccCAGCACGATGACTCTAAC GAGCTGTCAGACGGTGACTTGGAGGTTGACTgtctgacagaggaggaggtgaaccCGCTGGACGGCAGCAGCACCTCAGGGAGCTCCACAGCCACCAGCAACACCGAGGAGAACGACATCGATGAGGAAACCAT GTCTGGAGAGAATGATGTAGACTTCATTGGGAATCTGGAGACAGAAGAAGGAGAGCTTCCTGATGACTTGGCTGGAGCCACAG GTGGATCCAGTGTGCGTTCCTTACATCGCAGTACTGCTGTTGGTCGCAGTGTCAGTGGTAGCGGAGCTGCTGCTACTGGTGGTGCTGTTGGTCCAGGCAACAACAGCCTCCTGGAGATCGACCCGGTCATCCTGATCCAGCTGCTGGATCTGAAGGAGCGCAGCAGCGTGGAGTCTCTGTGGGGTCTTCAGCCTCGGCCTCCGGTGTCTCTCCTGCACAGCCAAG CTCATCCTCACTCCAGGAAAGAACGAGAGCGGCGGCCTCAGGTGGTGCGACGATCAGCTCCAGACTCGGGGGTCCTGATCCGCCTCAAGGCACAGATGGCAGAGGTCCGCAGCAAGATGTCTGATGTGAAGAGTCAAGTGATGGAGGCCCGGGGGACTGGAGAGCCCAGGCCTGGCCCATCGGGGAGCTTCAGCATGGAGGAGGTGCCCTCTCACCACACTGACTCAGAGCTGTCAGCTTGTCGTAAGCCCGGCGAGCTGGACCTGCTGGGGAGAGCAGCTGCGGCTCGGTCCAGGCCCTGCCGCCCTG ccaGGAAATCCCTGTCCCCGGTCCTGGACAGTAGCGGCTCTCTGGTGATGAAGAGAAGGAGtccagaggagatggagaaggacCTGAGAGGAGCAGACGTGGTCTCAGAGATCAGCCTGCCTCATCTTAAAGAGGGGCTCGGATGTGCAGAGG GAGTGCTGAAGGCTGATGGTACCCAGACCCCCCTCGTGTCTCTCAGCAGCTCCTCATCTGAGCACGCCTCCACCTCCAAGCAGCAGTACTCAgtggtggagcagcagcagcagctgtatgGGGCCTCAGGGTCCAGGGACGACATCTTCTCCTTGGGAGGACCAAGCTATATGACTGCAAGCAAGAACTGTGGCAGCAGGAGCCTAGG GACAGCCATGTTGGACTGTGAATCTGAGAGCTCAGGAAACTCCCATCAGTCCTTGCTGGAGGGATCCTCTGCACAGCCACAGTCAAATGAAG ATCAGTCGCCATGTGTTCTGGTGGCAGCAACAAGCAGCGACAGCGACACCGAGGACGAGGCTCTGCAGAGCAGCAACTCTCGCTACGACAACCAGACTCCTCCCTGCGCAG GAGAGCAGCTTCTGTCTGATGACATGAGTCTACCCGCTGACAGGTGA
- the ppm1e gene encoding protein phosphatase 1E: MAGSAAEEKTFRRFLELFLREMRMPLQESDPVPMRPLSDLVTEDEVEGECLDLCLQHLYKYNCPCSLAAALARATADSLLQTDLSIHHLNKTVEDGADPLPQIEAVKLARLVFNRLFEMCCLWMKELPYRRRPQPYYETSIHAIKNMRRKMEDKHVIIPDFNSLFNVQDQEEQAYFAVFDGHGGVDAAIYAANHLHVNLFHQESFGQDPIDALCRAFKVTDEGFVKKARREHLRCGTTGVVTFLRGSTLYVAWLGDSQVILVRRGQVVELMKPHKPDREDEKQRIEALGGCVIWFGTWRVNGSLSVSRAIGDSEHKPYICGDADHSIFPLDGTEDYLILACDGFWDTVGPDEAVRVVSDHLQENAGDTTMVAHKLVASARDAGSSDNITVIVVFLRDPRSPPPNSAEEDEEGAEEEQQEEEDEEEDESVRVEREGGEGGSTADIGGKSRGGWPLQQCSAPADLSYEDRTDSLTDRTSLSLLGPSLEGRISLTQGSWQPRSDFSPDLFTTAHIYREERRLRRRSSIPFQEPSISSFTDPLWPQTAMLLGQAVSRSRRLGYGSRRWVRRWPGTSKQLLGLMPSGHLLPHMESCSNRRPGVAVPHLPHGTTI; this comes from the exons TAACTGTCCGTGCTCCCTGGCTGCAGCCCTGGCCAGAGCCACAGCAGACAGCCTCCTGCAGACTGACCTCTCTATCCACCACCTCAATAAGACTGTAGAAGATGGAGCTGACCCATTACCAC agattGAGGCCGTGAAGCTGGCCCGGCTGGTGTTTAATAGACTGTTTGAGATGTGCTGCCTCTGGATGAAGGAGCTGCCCTACCGCCGTCGCCCACAGCCGTACTACGAAACCTCCATCCACGCCATCAAGAACATGAGGCGCAAGATGGAGGACAAGCACGTCATCATCCCCGACTTCAACTCACTCTTCAATGTTCAG GATCAGGAAGAACAGGCCTACTTTGCCGTGTTTGACGGTCACGGTGGCGTGGACGCTGCCATTTACGCTGCCAACCACCTCCACGTCAACTTATTTCACCAGGAATCGTTCGGCCAGGACCCCATCGATGCGCTCTGCAGAGCCTTCAAAGTCACTGATGAGGGCTTCGTGAAGAAGGCGAGACGAGAG CACCTGCGGTGTGGCACAACGGGCGTGGTGACGTTCCTGCGGGGTTCGACGTTGTACGTGGCCTGGCTGGGAGACTCCCAGGTGATTCTGGTCAGGAGAGGACAGGTTGTGGAGCTGATGAAGCCACATAAACCAGACAGAGAG GATGAGAAGCAGAGGATCGAGGCTCTGGGAGGCTGTGTGATCTGGTTTGGCACATGGAGGGTTAATGGCAGTTTGTCTGTATCCAGAGCAATAG GCGACTCGGAGCATAAGCCCTACATCTGTGGTGATGCAGACCATAGTATCTTCCCATTGGACGGCACAGAAGACTACCTGATTCTGGCCTGCGATGGCTTCTGGGACACAGTAGGTCCGGATGAGGCGGTGCGGGTTGTCAGCGACCACCTCCAGGAGAACGCTGGAGACACCACCATGGTAGCCCACAAGCTGGTGGCCTCAGCCCGTGACGCGGGGTCTAGTGATAACATCACTGTCATAGTGGTCTTCTTGCGGGACCCACGCTCCCCACCGCCCAACAGCgcagaggaggacgaggagggtGCG gaagaggaacaacaagaagaggaggacgaggaggaagatgagTCAGTCAGGGTAGAGCGAGAAGGTGGTGAGGGAGGCAGCACTGCGGACATAGGGGGCAAGAGTCGTGGAGGATGGCCCCTGCAACAGTGCTCAGCTCCCGCTGATCTCAGCTACGAAGACCGAACGGACTCGTTGACGGACAGAACTAGCCTCAGCCTGCTGGGGCCTTCGCTGGAGGGCCGTATCTCTCTGACCCAGGGCTCATGGCAGCCCCGCTCCGACTTTAGCCCTGACCTCTTCACAACCGCCCACATCTATCGAGAAGAACGCCGTCTGAGGCGCAGGTCCAGTATCCCCTTTCAGGAGCCCAGCATCTCTAGCTTCACGGACCCACTGTGGCCCCAGACAGCCATGCTGTTAGGCCAGGCAGTGAGCCGAAGCCGCAGGCTCGGTTATGGTAGTCGCCGGTGGGTCCGAAGGTGGCCGGGCACATCCAAGCAGCTGCTAGGCCTGATGCCCTCTGGCCACTTGTTGCCACACATGGAGAGCTGCTCCAACCGGAGGCCTGGAGTGGCAGTGCCTCATCTGCCCCACGGTACCACCATCTGA